A segment of the Alistipes communis genome:
CTGCCGAGCGCACGGAGCGGTCGGCGGCGCAGCAAGCGGCCCGTGAGGATGCCGCCGAAGAGGACAGCGAACAGAATCAACATCGGCAGTGCGGAATTTTGCGTGCAAAAATAGGAAAAAAAGCCGACGGCCGCAAGCTGTGCGCCTGCGTCCGTCGGAATGAGGTGCGTCGTTAACGGACGTCGAAACGGAAGCGGATCGTCCGGCGGTACGCTTCGCCGGGGCGCAGTTCGGCCGAAGGGAAATCGGGGCGGTTCGGTGCGTCGGGGAAACCCTGGCACTCGATCGCCACGCCGTCGTAGTCCGCGTAGGGCCGGCCGCTCTTCGAGAGCGGCGAGCCGGCGAGCCAGTTGCCCGTGTAGACCTGCACGCCCGGCTGTGTGGAGCGGACGCTGAGCCGCCGACCCGATTTCGGGTCGTACAGTTCGGCCACGGTCGTCTCCTCGTCCGCGCGCCAGTCGTCGACGGCCCAGCAGTTGTCGTAGCCTTTGCCGTAGCGCAATGCGGGGAAATCGGCGCGAATGTCGCGGCCGAGCGGTTTGGACGTGCGGAAGTCCATCGGCGTGCCGGCGACGCCGGCGAGTTCGCCCGTGGGAATCAGCGTTTCGTCGGTCGGCAGCCAGCGCGAGGCGCGGAGCCGCAGCTTGTGGCCGAGCACCGATCCGGCATTCTCGCCCGCGAGGTTCCAGTAGGAGTGGTTCGTCAGGTTGACGATCGTGGGGGCGTCGCACGCGGCTTCGAGTAGGACGGTCAGGCAGCAGTCGTCGTCCCACGCATAGGCGATGCGCGCCGTGAGCGTACCCGGGTAGCCCTCCTCGCCGTCGGGGCTGGTGCGGGTGAAGGCCACGCCGTCGCCGGTCGTTTCACCCTGCCACAGGCGGTTGGCGAATCCCGTCGGGCCGCCGTGCAGGTGGTTGGGGCCGTTGTTGACGGCCAGCCGGTACTCCTTGCCGTCGAGCGTGAAGCGCCCTCCGGCGATCCGGTTGGCGAAACGGCCGGGCGTCTTGCCGAAGCAGGCGCCGTCGCCGACGTAATCGGCGTAGGCGCGGTACCCCAGCGCCACGTCGGCCATGCGCCCCTCGCGGTCGGGAACGACGACGGCCGTGATGCCAGCGCCGATGTTGCACACGTCGACGTAAGCCCCCGCGGCGTTCGCGAGGCGGAAGACCTCGATCTCGCCCTGCGCGTGGGGTTCGGTGCTGATTTTCGAGACGGTCATCGCCCTAAAAGAGTTTGGCGGGGTATTCGCCCGCGTCGACCAATGCACGGATTTTGTCGACCACGCCCTGACGGTCGGCGGCGTAGGTCACGCCGAACCACTTGGCCGTGGTGTCGAGCACCTCGACCGTCGCCGTGCCTTCGGTGATGAGTTTGTTGACCATCAGCGGGATGTAATACTCGGCTTTGGGGTTGTCGATGTTGGCGCGCAGGAACTCCTTGAAATACTCCTCCGAGTAGCGGAAGTAGTCGGGCGTGAAGCCCCACATGTTCATCGAGACGGGGGTATTGTCGTCGGTGGTGGTCGGCTGTCCGTCGTCGCCCGTGAAGGTGATGCGGCCGTCGACGCGGGCGATGTCCGTCCGTTCGACCACACCCGTCAGGTAATTGTTCGCATCGGTTCGGCAGATGCCGCGCGCCACGGTGCCGCTCTCCGAGAGGGTGTTGCCCACGCGGTAGCCCACCATGCAGTAGCGGTTCTGTCCGTCGGCTTTCGACAACCACTGACCCAGTACGCGGAAGCCGTCGCGGCCGTAGAAGTCGTCGGCGTTGATGACGGCGAACGGTTCGCGGATGACCGCCTTGCCCATCAGCACGGCGTGGTTCGTACCCCATGGCTTGGTGCGCCCTTCGGGGCGGACGAAGCCCTCGGGCAGGTCGTCGACCGACTGGAAGACCACCTTGACGGGGATGTGGTTTTCGTATTTGGAGAGGATCTTCGTGCGAAAATCCGCTTCGAAATCCTTGCGGATGACGAAGACCACCT
Coding sequences within it:
- a CDS encoding aldose epimerase family protein; protein product: MTVSKISTEPHAQGEIEVFRLANAAGAYVDVCNIGAGITAVVVPDREGRMADVALGYRAYADYVGDGACFGKTPGRFANRIAGGRFTLDGKEYRLAVNNGPNHLHGGPTGFANRLWQGETTGDGVAFTRTSPDGEEGYPGTLTARIAYAWDDDCCLTVLLEAACDAPTIVNLTNHSYWNLAGENAGSVLGHKLRLRASRWLPTDETLIPTGELAGVAGTPMDFRTSKPLGRDIRADFPALRYGKGYDNCWAVDDWRADEETTVAELYDPKSGRRLSVRSTQPGVQVYTGNWLAGSPLSKSGRPYADYDGVAIECQGFPDAPNRPDFPSAELRPGEAYRRTIRFRFDVR
- a CDS encoding glycosyltransferase family protein; translated protein: MKPTLFVLAAGMGSRYGGLKQLDGLGPNGETIMDYSIFDAIRGGFGKVVFVIRKDFEADFRTKILSKYENHIPVKVVFQSVDDLPEGFVRPEGRTKPWGTNHAVLMGKAVIREPFAVINADDFYGRDGFRVLGQWLSKADGQNRYCMVGYRVGNTLSESGTVARGICRTDANNYLTGVVERTDIARVDGRITFTGDDGQPTTTDDNTPVSMNMWGFTPDYFRYSEEYFKEFLRANIDNPKAEYYIPLMVNKLITEGTATVEVLDTTAKWFGVTYAADRQGVVDKIRALVDAGEYPAKLF